One Sediminicola sp. YIK13 DNA segment encodes these proteins:
- a CDS encoding carboxypeptidase-like regulatory domain-containing protein: MFCVLGIAQENQNTNDSEKLSAIVVNAQTEELLESVHIINLNQVKGTITNQKGEFSITAAVNDTLYLSYLGFKTQKIRVTNDMFKFENTKIALTELAYALEEVIVKPYQLTGYLEIDVKNLPINEGFQYSISGLSKSYEAGSKNPSAVTKVLGAILNPADLLRNLFGKKPREMRKLRMVKDEDEIRDLLASKFDRELLTELLQIEKVDIEDILNNCNYSSSFIKTANDLQILDAISSCYEDFKVLNRKR, from the coding sequence ATGTTTTGTGTTCTTGGAATTGCCCAAGAAAATCAAAACACCAACGATTCAGAAAAACTTTCTGCGATTGTGGTAAATGCCCAAACAGAAGAACTTCTGGAGAGTGTCCACATCATCAATCTCAATCAGGTAAAGGGTACCATCACCAACCAAAAGGGAGAATTCTCCATTACAGCGGCCGTAAACGATACCCTATATCTTTCCTATCTTGGTTTTAAGACCCAGAAGATCAGAGTGACCAATGATATGTTCAAGTTTGAGAACACCAAAATAGCCTTAACAGAACTGGCTTATGCCTTGGAAGAGGTCATTGTTAAACCATACCAACTTACAGGATATTTGGAGATAGATGTAAAAAATCTACCGATCAATGAAGGCTTTCAATATAGTATTTCAGGTCTCTCTAAAAGTTATGAGGCCGGGAGCAAGAACCCGAGTGCCGTTACAAAGGTGTTGGGCGCCATCCTGAATCCGGCTGACCTCTTACGGAACCTCTTTGGTAAAAAACCAAGAGAAATGCGAAAGTTGAGAATGGTAAAGGACGAGGATGAAATAAGAGACCTTCTAGCTTCAAAATTTGATCGAGAACTGCTCACAGAATTACTTCAAATTGAAAAAGTGGACATTGAAGATATCCTTAACAACTGCAATTATTCCAGCTCCTTTATTAAAACAGCAAATGATCTTCAAATCCTAGACGCCATTAGCAGCTGTTATGAAGATTTTAAGGTGCTCAACAGAAAAAGATAG
- a CDS encoding alpha-amylase family glycosyl hydrolase: MKKLLIATAIIALTIACKEEKKQEVATVNTATDSIPTTKVAKPFVWEGANIYFLLTDRFNNGNPDNDVSFERNEETGELRGFMGGDIQGITKKIEDGYFTDLGVNAIWFTPVVEQIHGGTDEGTGMTYGYHGYWAKDWTALDPNFGTKKDLEKLVKTAHKNGIRVLLDVVLNHTGPVTEKDPLWPTEWVRTEPVCQFTTYENTTNCVLVDNLPDIRTETDEGVAIPDALLAKWKNEGRLSTELDELQLFFERTGYSRAPRFYIIKWLTDYVNDYGIDGFRVDTVKHSTEQAWAELYKEASFAFDTWKKKHPDLILDENPFYMVGEVYNYGISGGREYDFGDKKVDYFNYGFKSLINFELKYDAQSRDYEKVFKKYHELLNSKLKGKSVLNYLTSHDDGSPFDKERKTPYYDANILLLTPGASQIYYGDETSRNLTIAGTEGDATLRSFMNWEELDSIPKKQLILKHWQKLGQFRDNHPAVGAGDHKMISSKPYVFSRSYVNTDFKDKVVVGLDLPKGKKEISVKGFFGDGTKLMDTFSNTEVEVKKGKVTLDNEFDMVLLELKK; encoded by the coding sequence ATGAAAAAACTGCTAATTGCCACTGCAATTATTGCACTTACTATAGCGTGTAAAGAGGAAAAAAAACAAGAAGTTGCCACTGTCAATACCGCAACAGATTCAATTCCAACTACAAAAGTCGCCAAACCCTTTGTTTGGGAAGGAGCCAATATTTACTTTCTACTGACCGACCGTTTTAATAATGGCAATCCAGATAATGATGTAAGTTTCGAAAGAAATGAGGAAACTGGTGAATTAAGAGGGTTTATGGGTGGAGACATTCAGGGAATCACAAAAAAAATAGAAGATGGGTATTTTACGGACCTTGGTGTCAATGCCATCTGGTTTACACCTGTTGTTGAGCAAATACATGGTGGCACAGATGAAGGCACAGGAATGACCTATGGCTACCATGGCTATTGGGCAAAGGACTGGACAGCATTGGATCCTAATTTTGGAACTAAAAAAGACTTGGAAAAACTTGTGAAGACGGCCCACAAGAATGGCATACGCGTATTATTGGATGTTGTACTGAACCATACTGGTCCGGTCACTGAAAAAGATCCTCTATGGCCAACGGAATGGGTGCGTACAGAACCTGTGTGCCAATTTACAACCTATGAGAATACAACGAATTGTGTCCTTGTCGATAACCTACCAGATATCCGCACAGAGACTGACGAAGGTGTTGCGATTCCAGATGCTCTCTTGGCTAAATGGAAGAATGAAGGACGCTTGAGTACCGAATTGGATGAACTACAATTATTTTTTGAACGCACCGGTTACTCTAGGGCTCCTAGGTTCTATATCATCAAATGGCTGACGGATTATGTGAATGATTACGGCATTGACGGATTTAGGGTAGATACCGTTAAACACTCTACTGAACAGGCGTGGGCCGAGCTATACAAGGAAGCTTCCTTCGCATTTGACACCTGGAAAAAGAAACACCCAGATCTTATCCTAGATGAAAATCCATTCTATATGGTGGGTGAGGTATACAATTATGGTATTTCTGGCGGTAGGGAATATGATTTTGGAGATAAAAAGGTAGACTATTTCAATTATGGATTTAAAAGTCTCATCAATTTTGAATTAAAGTACGATGCTCAGAGCAGGGACTATGAAAAGGTATTTAAAAAATATCACGAACTTTTAAATTCTAAGTTAAAAGGAAAAAGCGTTTTAAATTACCTCACTTCCCATGATGATGGCAGTCCGTTTGACAAAGAACGAAAAACACCGTATTACGATGCCAATATTTTGTTGTTGACCCCTGGGGCCTCACAAATTTATTATGGTGATGAAACCTCTAGAAACTTAACAATAGCGGGTACAGAGGGAGATGCCACCCTGCGTTCCTTTATGAACTGGGAAGAATTGGATAGTATTCCAAAAAAACAACTAATTCTTAAACATTGGCAAAAATTGGGTCAGTTTAGGGACAACCACCCTGCAGTAGGGGCTGGTGATCATAAAATGATCTCCTCTAAACCTTATGTATTTAGCAGAAGCTATGTCAATACGGATTTTAAAGATAAGGTCGTGGTAGGGCTAGACCTGCCAAAAGGCAAAAAAGAAATCAGCGTAAAAGGATTCTTTGGAGATGGGACCAAGTTAATGGACACGTTCTCAAATACAGAAGTTGAAGTTAAGAAAGGTAAAGTCACTTTGGACAATGAGTTCGACATGGTGCTTTTGGAACTCAAAAAATAA